One Pyrobaculum sp. 3827-6 genomic window, GGTCAAACACCTTCTTGATCCCCTCCATGAGTCTCAAGACTGGGGGCGATCCCCTCTTCTCGACACTCATCTTGAGCATATCTCTCTTATGGAGCCCGATGCCGTGCTCTGCGCTTACCGTCCCCCCAAGCTCAAGCGCTATACTGCCGAAATATCTGTAGAGCTCCACGGCCCTCTTCTTACCCGCCTCGTCGGTTCTGTCGAACCAGAGCACTGGGTGTATATTCCCGTCGCCGACGTGGCCGCCGAATATAGTCGGCACGCCGAATTTCTCAGCCGCCCTCCTCATGGCCAGGAGGGCCTCCGGGAGACGGGAGAGGGGCACCGCCACGTCTCCCATCCAAATCACGGCGTTTCCCCCATACGCCTCCACCGCCCTCTTGACAGGGGCCGGGTACAGAGCCCTCCTCGGCTCCAGTAGTTTAAAAAACGTCCTCCAGTCCCCCGCCTCCGCCGTCACGCGCCCCCCGGCGGCCTCCGCCACCTCCCTCAGCCGCGCCAGCACAGCCCCCTCAGATCCTTCCACCACGTCGATCCCCATCCAGAGGGTATATCTCCTCTCCAGCCCCACGAACTCAGAGCCTAGGTCGTCCATGAACTCGGCCACCATCAGCCACATACGCCTTCTCCTCGCCTCCACGACGGCCCTGGCCAGCGAGGCCGGGTCGCCGTACTGGGCCACCACCCCCACGAAGGCCTCCGGCAAAGGCGCAAGCCTAATTGTGGCCTCGGTTACGACGCCCAGCGTCCCCTCGCTCCCCACGAATAGGTGCAGGAGGTCGTAGCCCTCTCTACACTTCAAAGTGCGGCACCCCAACCTAATCCTCTCGCCAGTTCCGATGACAACCTCCAGCGCGAGGACCCAGTGGGAGGCGGGGCCGTACTTGGCGCCCCTCATGCCGCCCCCGCCGTTGACAATCGCCCCGCCCACCGACGCGGTTTTAGAAGAGGCGGGGTCCACAGGCCACTGCAAGCCGTAGCCCATGAGCTCTAGATTAAGCTCGTCGATTTTTATACCCGGCTGGACCACCGCCAGCCAGTCCACGTCGGAGACTTCGAATATCTTATTCATCCTCTCTGAGGACAGGACGATGGTCCTCCTGTCCACCGTGGCGGCGTTGCCGGAGAGGCTTGTGGAGTGGAACACCTGCGTGATGAAGAGCTTGTTCTCCACGGCGTAGTTGACGGCGGCCACCACGTCCTCGGCGCTCTCGGCATACACAACCGCCAGGGGCAGTTCGTAATCAAACGTGGCGGGGTCCCTTGCATATATCTTGAGGATGTCTACATCGTCTACAACCTTCTCCTCGCCAAGCCTCCTCTTCAACTCGGCGAGGCTCATAAACCCAGCCTCTGCTGTATAATAAACGCCTTGAAGGCCCGTATCGTCTCCGTAATCCTAATTCCGGCGGGGCACTGGGGATCGCAGGCGCCGCAGGCCAGACACGTCAAGACGCCGCGGAGCGCCTCATCCGACAGCTTCCCCTCGAAGTTTTTAATAATGTTGATACGGCCCCTCGGGCCGAAGTGCCTCATCCTAACCGCCCGGTACGTCGGACACGCAAATTCGCAGAAGCCGCAGAACTGGCACTTAGAGGCCTCTGCGACGAGCTTCTCAATCATAGCAACACCTCCGGTAGGTAGTAGAGCCGCACCTCGCCGTTTGAGGCCCTCTTCAAATTCACGTAGCAGATCGGGCACTGCACCACTACGTCTTTAGACAACTTGGCGAGGTCCCTCACCCTGATCTGCGCCACCTTCCTTGCCACATCTGGGAACAGCGACTCAATCGGCCCGCCGCAACAGCCGGAGGTATCCCTTCCCGTGTAGTACGGGTGCTCAACGGGCTCACCAGCGGAGAGGAGCTTCCTAACGACGTCGTACCTCCCGAGGAACCGCGCGTAGAGACACGAGTCGTGTATGGCGAAGCTTTTAACCGCGGTGCCGTTACTATCTATTAAATCTATGTAGCTCAGCACCTTAAAGTCAAAGCTAGGCACGTACCTTGGGTAGACCTTCTCAAGAATGTAGTGGGTGTGGGGATCCACTGTGATTATTTCCCTCACCCCCGCCTCTTTGAAAAACTTAGCCACCCTCTGGGCGTAGTCCGCGAAGTCCTTTTCCAGCCCCAGTTCATAAAGCAACGCGCCGGAGTAGACCTCCCTCTCTAGCAACCTAATTCTTATACCCCTCCTCTTCAATAAACCGTAAATCTTCCTAATAACCTCGTCGGCGCGCCGGATTTCCGACTGGTCGGGCCTCACCAGCAGTTGCCCAGCCGTCTTAGCCACCACGCCCGCTAATCTACTTCTCAGACCCCCCTTTGTCACGCCGAATTTCTCAAGGTTTTCAACCGCCTTCTCAATAACGGGGGCGAGGTGGTACATACACGACGTGTAGAGAACCGTGCCAGACTCCCGATCCGACTCAAGTCCCTGCTTCCACGACTCGCAAATCCCGGCCTCGGTGGGAAACGGAAGCCAAGACTTCTCCAGAGAGTGGATGACAATACTCCGAAGCTCAGAGATCCAGCTCTCCACCAACTGACGGTCCAACTTACTATTTAAGACTTCCCCTATCCCACATACATCTTGGACCACTTCTTCTTATGCCCAGAAAGCAAGACTCTAAGCCAGTTATGTCAAAAATTTATAAAACAAGCCATCTGCGGCGTCCCTGCGCCTTGTTATTTAAAGTTTTTCAAGACTTCGGTTAGATACGGCACCAGGTCTTTATAATCCACAGCCACTGCGCCCGGGACAGCGAAGCCGCGGTTTAAACTGTGTCTAACCAGAATCTTTACGTCTGCCTCCCTCCACGCGGGAAGGTCGTTTTCGCTGTCGCCCATATACGCCACGTGCCTCACCCCGAGGAGGGCCTTGAGTACCCGCACCGCGTCCCCCTT contains:
- a CDS encoding FAD-binding oxidoreductase, yielding MSLAELKRRLGEEKVVDDVDILKIYARDPATFDYELPLAVVYAESAEDVVAAVNYAVENKLFITQVFHSTSLSGNAATVDRRTIVLSSERMNKIFEVSDVDWLAVVQPGIKIDELNLELMGYGLQWPVDPASSKTASVGGAIVNGGGGMRGAKYGPASHWVLALEVVIGTGERIRLGCRTLKCREGYDLLHLFVGSEGTLGVVTEATIRLAPLPEAFVGVVAQYGDPASLARAVVEARRRRMWLMVAEFMDDLGSEFVGLERRYTLWMGIDVVEGSEGAVLARLREVAEAAGGRVTAEAGDWRTFFKLLEPRRALYPAPVKRAVEAYGGNAVIWMGDVAVPLSRLPEALLAMRRAAEKFGVPTIFGGHVGDGNIHPVLWFDRTDEAGKKRAVELYRYFGSIALELGGTVSAEHGIGLHKRDMLKMSVEKRGSPPVLRLMEGIKKVFDPYGVFNPGKIFPPSQ
- a CDS encoding (Fe-S)-binding protein; translated protein: MIEKLVAEASKCQFCGFCEFACPTYRAVRMRHFGPRGRINIIKNFEGKLSDEALRGVLTCLACGACDPQCPAGIRITETIRAFKAFIIQQRLGL
- a CDS encoding (Fe-S)-binding protein, with product MVESWISELRSIVIHSLEKSWLPFPTEAGICESWKQGLESDRESGTVLYTSCMYHLAPVIEKAVENLEKFGVTKGGLRSRLAGVVAKTAGQLLVRPDQSEIRRADEVIRKIYGLLKRRGIRIRLLEREVYSGALLYELGLEKDFADYAQRVAKFFKEAGVREIITVDPHTHYILEKVYPRYVPSFDFKVLSYIDLIDSNGTAVKSFAIHDSCLYARFLGRYDVVRKLLSAGEPVEHPYYTGRDTSGCCGGPIESLFPDVARKVAQIRVRDLAKLSKDVVVQCPICYVNLKRASNGEVRLYYLPEVLL